In a genomic window of Streptomyces sp. NBC_01231:
- the pdxH gene encoding pyridoxamine 5'-phosphate oxidase, whose protein sequence is MRQHYRAEGFAESDLAAAPVEQFARWFRQAATEGRLFEPNAMIVSTADAEGRPSSRTVLLKAFDEQGFVFYTNYESRKARDLAANPYVALLFPWHPMARQVIVTGVARRTGRDETAAYFRSRPHGSQLGAWASAQSSVVADRAELDATYAELGARYPEGEQVPVPPHWGGFRVAPQAVEFWQGRENRLHDRLRYVAEADGSWRVERLSP, encoded by the coding sequence ATGCGCCAGCATTACCGGGCGGAGGGGTTCGCGGAGTCCGATCTGGCCGCCGCCCCTGTGGAGCAGTTCGCGCGCTGGTTCCGGCAGGCGGCGACGGAGGGCCGGTTGTTCGAGCCGAACGCCATGATCGTGTCCACGGCGGACGCGGAGGGTCGGCCCAGTTCCCGGACGGTGTTGTTGAAGGCCTTCGACGAGCAGGGCTTCGTCTTCTACACCAATTACGAGTCCCGCAAGGCCCGCGATCTGGCGGCGAACCCGTATGTCGCGCTGCTGTTTCCCTGGCATCCGATGGCCCGGCAGGTCATCGTGACGGGCGTCGCGCGGCGTACCGGGCGGGACGAGACGGCTGCGTACTTCCGTTCCCGTCCGCACGGGTCCCAGCTGGGTGCGTGGGCGAGCGCGCAGTCCTCGGTGGTCGCGGACCGGGCCGAGCTGGATGCGACGTACGCGGAGCTGGGTGCCCGCTATCCGGAGGGCGAGCAGGTGCCGGTGCCGCCGCACTGGGGTGGTTTCCGGGTGGCGCCGCAGGCGGTGGAGTTCTGGCAGGGCCGCGAGAACCGGCTGCACGACCGGTTGCGGTATGTGGCCGAGGCGGACGGGAGCTGGCGGGTGGAGCGGCTGAGTCCGTGA
- a CDS encoding SIS domain-containing protein, whose translation MSDGTLSGQFFDAAIDLLRRVRDEEASSVAAAGNLLADTVTSGGRLFAFGAGHSSLAAQDVVYRAGGLALMNLLAVPGVVGVDVMPATLGSALERVDGLASAVLDCSPLRAGDALVIISLSGRNALPVEMAMAARALGVKVIGVTSVAYASETRSRHSSGTYLKDHCDVVLDSKIAIGDAELTLDTVPAPFAPASTVVTSAILQAVMATAAGALADQGIEPPLLRSGNVDGGHEWNRRVFDTYGERIFYRR comes from the coding sequence ATGAGCGACGGCACGCTGTCCGGTCAGTTCTTCGACGCCGCGATCGACCTGCTGCGGCGGGTCCGGGACGAGGAGGCCTCGTCCGTCGCAGCGGCCGGGAACCTCCTCGCGGACACCGTGACCTCCGGCGGACGCCTGTTCGCCTTCGGCGCCGGTCACTCCTCGCTCGCCGCCCAGGACGTCGTCTACCGCGCCGGCGGCCTCGCCCTGATGAACCTGCTGGCCGTCCCCGGTGTCGTCGGCGTGGACGTCATGCCGGCCACCCTCGGCTCCGCCCTGGAACGCGTCGACGGCCTCGCGAGCGCCGTCCTGGACTGCTCCCCGCTCCGCGCGGGCGACGCCCTCGTGATCATCTCGCTCTCCGGCCGCAACGCGCTCCCGGTGGAGATGGCCATGGCCGCCCGCGCCCTGGGCGTGAAGGTCATCGGCGTGACCTCGGTGGCGTACGCCTCGGAGACACGGTCCCGGCACTCCTCCGGCACGTACCTGAAGGACCACTGCGACGTCGTCCTCGACTCCAAGATCGCGATCGGCGACGCGGAACTCACCCTCGACACCGTCCCGGCCCCCTTCGCCCCGGCCTCCACGGTCGTCACGTCGGCCATCCTCCAGGCGGTCATGGCCACGGCCGCCGGCGCCCTCGCCGACCAGGGCATCGAGCCGCCGCTACTGCGCTCGGGGAACGTGGACGGGGGCCACGAGTGGAACAGGCGCGTGTTCGACACGTACGGCGAGCGCATCTTCTACCGCCGCTGA
- a CDS encoding transposase — protein sequence MGGLREVAASFVVPGPAGVAIRDRLRVSESDAAVLAEVGMFLGSLAAGDLAERSRQGVAHDAASWAVRKRELTGRSSARWAGSITKASHDQWALARRGQAAHMTWLRGQIASVEARLTRPLGAKADKRAGLVRGYASRGEWHAKSRRLQTLKDRLARVEADWVAGRVRVVRGGKRLARARHHLEAAGLDEATWRERWWAARIFLAADGESGKRFGNETIRITDTGRLSIKLPAPLAHLANASHGRYLLDATVQFGYRGQEWRDRITANRAVAYRIHHDTVRGRWYVTASWQRAAAPVLPLDAALARGVVGVDMNDDHLACWRLDVHGNPVGEPQRFFYDLTGSSEHRDAQIRHALTRLLHHTRRTGAAAIAIEDLDFREGTSREKHGRNKRFRRLLSRFPTAKLKARLVSMAAEQDLAIVAVDPAYTSRWGAQHWQKPLTTPTRKTSRHDAASIAIGRRALGYPIRRRTTPPHDDQSDRRGHRTAQARPETRRREGPRPHIPGPRTGCAPPGRGAKAGDQGAQHRSGHPAEPEFWQRHSLPLSL from the coding sequence GTGGGTGGGCTGCGGGAGGTGGCGGCGTCCTTCGTGGTGCCCGGTCCGGCTGGGGTGGCGATCAGGGACCGGCTGCGGGTGAGCGAGTCGGACGCGGCGGTCCTCGCAGAGGTGGGGATGTTCCTGGGTTCGCTGGCGGCCGGGGATCTCGCGGAGCGCTCACGGCAGGGTGTGGCGCATGATGCGGCCTCGTGGGCGGTGCGCAAGCGGGAGCTGACGGGGAGGTCGTCGGCGCGCTGGGCGGGCAGTATCACCAAAGCCAGCCACGATCAGTGGGCGCTGGCGAGGCGTGGGCAGGCCGCCCACATGACCTGGCTACGCGGGCAGATCGCGTCAGTGGAGGCGCGGCTGACCCGGCCGCTGGGCGCCAAGGCGGACAAGCGGGCGGGGCTGGTGCGCGGGTATGCCTCGCGTGGTGAGTGGCATGCCAAGTCCCGCCGCCTGCAGACCCTGAAGGACCGCCTCGCGCGAGTGGAGGCGGACTGGGTCGCGGGTCGGGTGCGGGTGGTGCGCGGCGGCAAGCGCCTCGCCCGCGCCCGCCACCATCTGGAGGCGGCCGGACTGGACGAAGCGACATGGAGGGAGCGCTGGTGGGCGGCGCGGATTTTTCTTGCCGCCGACGGGGAATCCGGCAAGCGCTTCGGCAACGAGACCATCCGTATCACCGACACCGGCCGGCTCTCCATCAAGCTCCCAGCTCCGCTGGCCCATCTGGCCAACGCGTCGCACGGCCGGTATCTGCTGGACGCGACCGTGCAGTTTGGGTATCGCGGACAGGAGTGGCGGGACCGGATCACCGCGAACCGGGCGGTGGCCTACCGCATTCACCACGACACGGTGCGCGGCCGCTGGTATGTGACCGCTTCGTGGCAGCGTGCTGCCGCCCCGGTGCTGCCTCTGGACGCGGCGCTGGCGCGGGGTGTGGTGGGGGTGGACATGAACGACGACCACCTCGCCTGCTGGCGCCTGGACGTGCACGGCAACCCGGTCGGCGAACCGCAGCGCTTCTTCTACGACCTCACCGGCAGCAGCGAGCACCGGGACGCCCAGATCCGGCACGCGCTGACCCGGCTGCTGCACCACACCCGCCGCACCGGGGCAGCCGCGATCGCCATCGAGGACCTCGACTTCCGCGAGGGCACAAGCCGCGAGAAGCACGGCCGCAACAAACGCTTCCGTCGCCTGCTCTCCCGCTTCCCCACCGCGAAACTGAAAGCCCGCCTCGTGTCGATGGCCGCCGAGCAGGACCTCGCGATCGTGGCGGTCGACCCCGCCTACACCTCCCGGTGGGGTGCCCAGCACTGGCAAAAACCACTGACCACACCGACTCGCAAGACGTCCCGTCACGATGCGGCGAGCATCGCGATCGGGCGACGCGCCCTCGGATATCCGATCAGGCGACGGACGACACCGCCCCACGACGACCAGAGTGATCGTCGTGGGCATCGGACCGCCCAGGCCCGACCGGAGACCCGGCGGCGTGAGGGACCCCGCCCCCACATTCCCGGACCGCGCACCGGATGCGCGCCGCCCGGCCGTGGAGCGAAAGCGGGCGACCAGGGTGCCCAACACCGTTCGGGACACCCGGCTGAGCCTGAGTTCTGGCAACGGCACTCACTCCCGCTCAGTCTTTAG
- a CDS encoding TetR/AcrR family transcriptional regulator encodes MSTADHAPGERVPKQDRSRATRQRLLEAAVACLAERGWAGSTVAVVAERAGVSRGAAQHHFPTREDLFTAAVEYVAEERSTALRALFPQGAAGDHRAVVSALVDLYTGPLFRAALHLWVAASNEEQLRPRVTELEAHVGRETHRIAVELLDADETRPGVRETVQGLLDMARGLGLANLLTDDTGRRERVVAQWAGLLKASLS; translated from the coding sequence GTGAGCACGGCCGACCACGCACCGGGCGAGCGCGTCCCCAAGCAGGACCGCAGCCGCGCCACCCGGCAGCGCCTCCTGGAAGCCGCCGTTGCCTGTCTCGCCGAACGCGGCTGGGCGGGCTCCACGGTCGCTGTCGTCGCCGAACGCGCCGGCGTCTCCCGCGGCGCCGCCCAACACCACTTCCCCACCCGCGAGGACCTCTTCACGGCAGCGGTCGAGTACGTCGCCGAGGAACGCTCCACCGCCCTGCGCGCCCTCTTCCCCCAGGGCGCGGCAGGCGACCACCGAGCGGTCGTCTCCGCCCTGGTCGACCTCTACACCGGCCCGCTCTTCCGAGCCGCCCTCCACCTGTGGGTCGCCGCCTCCAACGAGGAACAACTACGGCCCCGGGTAACGGAGTTGGAGGCCCACGTCGGCCGCGAGACCCACCGGATAGCCGTCGAACTCCTCGACGCCGACGAGACCCGCCCCGGCGTCCGCGAGACCGTGCAGGGCCTGCTGGACATGGCCCGCGGCCTCGGCCTCGCCAACCTCCTCACCGACGACACCGGCCGCCGGGAGCGCGTCGTCGCGCAGTGGGCGGGACTGCTGAAGGCGTCCCTGAGCTGA
- a CDS encoding enoyl-CoA hydratase family protein translates to MTTLVHTTHERGITTLTLDAPHRRNALSAALLGELATALEQGGEDDDVRAIVLTHTGTTFSAGADLRDPPEPETLAALLRRIAALPKPVVARITGHVRAGGLGLIGACDIAIASDTATFALTEVRIGVAPALISLPLLHRVEPRAAARYFLTGETFDAAEAARVGLLTATSGHQDIDETLAPVLDGLRRAAPHALAETKRLLTAKMLEAYDEDAGRLAQLSARLFASADAREGMTAFLERRDPPWVL, encoded by the coding sequence ATGACGACCCTCGTCCACACCACCCACGAACGCGGCATCACCACCCTCACCCTGGACGCACCCCACCGCCGCAACGCCCTCTCCGCCGCCCTCCTGGGCGAACTCGCCACCGCCCTCGAGCAGGGCGGCGAAGACGACGACGTACGCGCGATCGTCCTCACCCACACCGGCACCACCTTCAGCGCGGGCGCCGACCTGCGCGACCCACCCGAGCCCGAGACCCTCGCCGCCCTCCTGCGGCGAATCGCCGCCCTGCCCAAACCCGTCGTGGCCCGAATCACCGGCCACGTACGAGCCGGCGGCCTGGGACTGATCGGCGCCTGCGACATCGCGATCGCCTCCGACACGGCCACCTTCGCCCTCACCGAGGTCCGCATCGGCGTCGCCCCCGCCCTCATCAGCCTCCCCCTCCTGCACCGCGTCGAGCCCCGCGCCGCCGCCCGCTACTTCCTCACCGGCGAGACCTTCGACGCCGCCGAGGCGGCCCGCGTCGGCCTCCTCACGGCGACCAGCGGACACCAGGACATCGACGAGACCCTCGCCCCCGTCCTCGACGGACTGCGCCGAGCCGCCCCACACGCCCTCGCCGAAACGAAACGGCTGCTCACAGCCAAGATGCTGGAGGCCTACGACGAGGACGCGGGCCGGCTGGCCCAGCTCTCCGCCCGCCTCTTCGCCTCCGCCGACGCCCGCGAGGGCATGACGGCCTTCCTCGAACGACGGGATCCACCATGGGTGCTGTGA
- a CDS encoding citrate synthase 2, with translation MSDFVPGLEGVIAFETEIAEPDKEGGALRYRGVDIEDLVGHVSFGNVWGLLVDGAFNPGLPPAEPFPIPVHSGDIRVDVQSALAMLAPVWGLKPLLDIDAAQARADLARAAVMALSYVAQSARGQSLPMVPQREIDKAQSVVERFMIRWRGEPDPKHVAAVDAYWTSAAEHGMNPSTFTARVIASTGADVAAALSGAVGAMSGPLHGGAPSRVLGMIEKIERTGDAEAYVKQALDNGERLMGFGHRVYRAEDPRARVLRRTARELGAPRFEIAEALEKAALAELHARRPDRVLATNVEFWAAIVLDFAEVPAHMFTSMFTCARTAGWSAHILEQKRTGRLVRPSARYTGPGTRDPQQIEGYDGIAR, from the coding sequence ATGTCCGACTTCGTACCCGGACTCGAAGGAGTCATCGCGTTCGAAACGGAGATCGCCGAACCCGACAAGGAAGGCGGCGCCCTGCGATACCGCGGCGTCGACATCGAGGACCTGGTCGGCCACGTCTCCTTCGGCAACGTCTGGGGCCTGCTCGTCGACGGCGCCTTCAACCCCGGCCTGCCGCCCGCCGAACCCTTCCCCATCCCCGTCCACTCCGGCGACATCCGCGTCGACGTCCAGTCCGCCCTCGCCATGCTCGCCCCCGTCTGGGGCCTCAAGCCGCTCCTGGACATCGACGCCGCCCAGGCCCGCGCCGACCTCGCCCGAGCCGCCGTCATGGCCCTCTCCTACGTCGCCCAGTCCGCCCGCGGCCAGAGCCTGCCCATGGTCCCGCAACGCGAGATCGACAAGGCCCAGTCCGTCGTCGAACGCTTCATGATCCGCTGGCGCGGCGAGCCCGACCCGAAACACGTGGCCGCGGTCGACGCCTACTGGACGTCAGCGGCCGAACACGGCATGAACCCGTCCACCTTCACCGCCCGCGTCATCGCCTCCACGGGCGCCGACGTGGCCGCAGCACTCTCGGGCGCTGTCGGAGCCATGTCCGGCCCCCTGCACGGCGGAGCCCCCTCCCGGGTCCTCGGCATGATCGAGAAGATCGAACGCACCGGCGACGCCGAGGCCTATGTGAAACAGGCCCTCGACAACGGCGAACGCCTCATGGGCTTCGGCCACCGCGTCTACCGCGCCGAAGACCCCCGCGCCCGCGTCCTGCGCCGCACCGCCCGCGAACTCGGCGCCCCCCGCTTCGAGATCGCCGAGGCCCTGGAGAAGGCCGCCCTCGCCGAACTCCACGCCCGCCGCCCCGACCGTGTCCTCGCCACGAACGTCGAGTTCTGGGCCGCCATCGTCCTCGACTTCGCCGAGGTCCCGGCCCACATGTTCACCTCGATGTTCACCTGCGCCCGCACGGCAGGCTGGTCCGCCCACATCCTGGAACAAAAACGCACCGGCCGCCTGGTCCGCCCCTCGGCCCGCTACACCGGCCCGGGCACCCGCGACCCCCAGCAGATCGAGGGCTACGACGGCATCGCCCGCTGA
- a CDS encoding 4-coumarate--CoA ligase family protein, producing MFRSEYADVPPVELPIHDAVLGRAAQFGDAPALIDGTDGTTLTYEQLDRFHRRVAAALTEAGVRKGDVLALHSPNTIAFPTAFYAATRAGASVTTVHPLATPEEFAKQLADSATRWIITVSPLLEAARRAAELAGGVQEIFVCDSAPGHRSLIDMLASAAPEPHIDIDPTQDVAALPYSSGTTGIPKGVMLTHRQIATNLAQLEPVMPAGPGDRILAVLPFFHIYGLTALMNAPLRQGATVVLLPRFDLETFLAAIQNHRITGLYVAPPIVLALAKHPLVAQYDLSSLTYIVSAAAPLDARLAAACSQRLGLPPVGQAYGMTELSPGTHVVPLNAMREAPPGTVGKLIAGTEMRIVSLDDPDKDLGIDESGEILIRGPQIMKGYLGHPDATAAMIDPDGWLHTGDVGHVDADGWLFVVDRVKELIKYKGFQVAPAELEALLLTHPGIADAAVIGVYNEDGNEIPHAYVVRQPTATDLSEGEIMMYVAERVAPYKRVRHVTFIDDVPRAASGKILRRRLRERT from the coding sequence ATGTTCCGCAGCGAGTACGCAGACGTCCCGCCCGTAGAACTGCCCATCCACGACGCGGTGCTGGGCCGCGCGGCCCAGTTCGGCGACGCCCCCGCCCTGATCGACGGCACCGACGGCACCACCCTCACCTACGAGCAACTGGACCGCTTCCACCGCCGCGTCGCCGCCGCCCTCACCGAGGCAGGCGTCCGCAAGGGCGACGTCCTCGCCCTGCACAGCCCCAACACGATCGCCTTCCCGACCGCCTTCTACGCCGCCACGCGCGCCGGTGCCTCCGTCACGACCGTGCACCCGCTCGCCACCCCGGAGGAGTTCGCCAAGCAACTCGCCGACTCCGCCACCCGCTGGATCATCACCGTGTCGCCGCTCCTGGAAGCGGCACGCAGGGCCGCCGAACTCGCCGGCGGCGTCCAGGAGATCTTCGTCTGCGACAGCGCCCCCGGACACCGCTCCCTCATCGACATGCTCGCCTCGGCCGCCCCCGAGCCACACATCGACATCGACCCCACCCAGGACGTCGCCGCCCTCCCCTACTCCTCGGGCACCACCGGCATCCCCAAAGGCGTCATGCTCACCCACCGCCAGATCGCCACCAACCTCGCCCAGCTCGAACCGGTCATGCCCGCGGGCCCCGGCGACCGCATCCTCGCCGTACTGCCGTTCTTCCACATCTACGGCCTCACAGCCCTCATGAACGCACCCCTGCGCCAGGGCGCCACCGTCGTCCTCCTGCCCCGCTTCGACCTCGAAACCTTCCTCGCGGCCATCCAGAACCACCGCATCACCGGCCTCTACGTCGCCCCACCGATCGTCCTCGCCCTCGCCAAACACCCCCTCGTCGCCCAGTACGACCTGTCGTCCCTGACATACATCGTCAGCGCCGCCGCACCCCTGGACGCCCGCCTCGCAGCCGCCTGCTCGCAGCGCCTCGGCCTGCCCCCGGTCGGCCAGGCCTACGGCATGACGGAACTGTCCCCGGGCACCCACGTCGTCCCCCTGAACGCCATGCGCGAGGCACCCCCCGGAACCGTCGGCAAGCTCATCGCCGGCACCGAGATGCGGATCGTCTCCCTCGACGACCCCGACAAGGACCTCGGCATCGACGAGTCCGGCGAGATCCTCATCCGCGGCCCCCAGATCATGAAGGGCTACCTCGGTCACCCCGACGCCACCGCCGCCATGATCGACCCCGACGGCTGGCTGCACACCGGCGACGTCGGCCACGTCGACGCCGACGGCTGGCTCTTCGTCGTCGACCGGGTCAAGGAACTCATCAAGTACAAGGGCTTCCAGGTGGCCCCCGCCGAACTCGAGGCCCTCCTGCTCACCCACCCCGGCATCGCCGACGCCGCCGTCATCGGCGTCTACAACGAGGACGGCAACGAGATCCCGCACGCCTACGTGGTCCGCCAGCCCACCGCCACCGACCTCTCCGAAGGAGAGATCATGATGTACGTCGCCGAACGCGTCGCCCCGTACAAACGCGTCCGCCACGTCACCTTCATCGACGACGTACCCCGGGCCGCCTCCGGCAAGATCCTCCGCCGCCGCCTCAGGGAGCGCACATGA
- a CDS encoding PAS domain-containing protein: MSASRRSGTTDEIGPDEPERDGPEGSDGSDLLAALLDGMDAALCAFDADGVVTHWNREAERILGWSAEEAVGRHGFAGWAVRSADAEEVEGRLLSAMEAPGRQVHEFALLTKDGGRVLVRTQSAAVRGPDGKPAGVYCAFSEVHTQIDLERSIALSEALFEDASWGVVLVDVDLRPAVVNAHAARSLGVGRTSALGRPLGDLLVQGVEELESALAHVLAEGAPPAPAEIWVGVRTPEGEKRRCWRCGFVRLASPLAEEPVPLGVGWLFNDVTEAKQSEQEASLLRFRTNQLHRAARAAAECEDPREAATVHLDFALAGFADHALIDRVAGGAVADGEDTGPVRLVRVAATPSGAPGPSPLTGQAGLPVRYGEGHPALQCVERAGAVRASVGAVRAEEAREWALARQWPGDAVHALCAVLRSRGRTLGAVTFLRGAGRSQFERGDAVYAEDVAVRIAGALDLGEVLGGEGRG, translated from the coding sequence GTGAGTGCTTCCCGGCGTAGTGGGACCACCGACGAGATCGGGCCGGACGAGCCCGAGCGGGACGGTCCGGAGGGTTCGGACGGCTCGGATCTGCTGGCCGCGCTTCTCGACGGGATGGACGCTGCTCTGTGCGCGTTCGACGCGGACGGGGTGGTGACCCACTGGAACCGGGAGGCGGAGCGGATCCTCGGCTGGAGTGCGGAGGAGGCCGTGGGGCGGCACGGTTTCGCCGGGTGGGCGGTGCGCAGCGCGGACGCCGAGGAGGTCGAGGGGCGGCTGCTGTCCGCCATGGAGGCCCCGGGGCGTCAGGTGCACGAGTTCGCTCTGCTGACCAAGGACGGTGGCCGGGTGCTCGTGCGGACGCAGTCGGCGGCTGTGCGCGGGCCGGACGGGAAGCCGGCCGGGGTGTACTGCGCGTTCAGTGAGGTGCACACGCAGATCGATCTGGAGCGGTCCATAGCTCTGAGTGAGGCGCTGTTCGAGGACGCTTCCTGGGGTGTCGTGCTCGTCGATGTCGATCTGCGGCCCGCGGTGGTCAACGCGCACGCGGCTCGGTCGTTGGGTGTGGGGCGTACGTCCGCGTTGGGGCGGCCGCTCGGTGATCTGCTCGTGCAGGGTGTGGAGGAGCTGGAGAGCGCGCTGGCGCATGTGCTGGCTGAGGGCGCGCCGCCGGCGCCGGCCGAGATCTGGGTGGGTGTGCGTACCCCGGAGGGCGAGAAGCGGCGTTGCTGGCGCTGTGGGTTCGTGCGGTTGGCGTCGCCGCTCGCGGAGGAGCCGGTGCCGCTGGGGGTGGGCTGGCTGTTCAACGACGTCACGGAGGCCAAGCAGAGTGAGCAGGAGGCTTCGCTGCTGCGGTTCCGGACGAATCAGTTGCACCGGGCGGCGCGGGCGGCCGCCGAGTGTGAGGACCCCCGGGAGGCGGCGACGGTCCATCTCGACTTCGCGCTCGCGGGCTTTGCCGATCACGCGTTGATCGACCGGGTGGCGGGCGGTGCGGTGGCCGACGGTGAGGACACGGGTCCGGTGCGTCTGGTGCGGGTCGCCGCGACGCCTTCGGGCGCGCCGGGGCCGAGCCCGTTGACCGGGCAGGCGGGGTTGCCGGTGCGGTATGGGGAGGGGCATCCGGCGTTGCAGTGTGTGGAGCGGGCCGGTGCGGTGCGGGCGAGTGTGGGGGCGGTGCGGGCCGAGGAGGCGCGGGAGTGGGCGCTGGCCCGGCAGTGGCCGGGGGACGCGGTGCACGCGTTGTGCGCGGTGTTGCGCAGTCGGGGTCGGACGCTGGGTGCCGTGACGTTTCTGCGGGGTGCCGGGCGGAGCCAGTTCGAGCGGGGCGACGCGGTGTACGCGGAGGATGTGGCCGTGCGGATCGCCGGGGCGTTGGATCTGGGCGAAGTGCTCGGTGGAGAGGGTCGGGGGTAG
- a CDS encoding acyl-CoA dehydrogenase family protein — protein MRTTETEEHKALRAAVAALGTRHGRTHDRQALWSEAGKLGYLGVNLPEQYGGGGGGIAELSLVLEELGAAGCPLLMMIVSPAICGTVIARFGTDDQKQQWLPGLAEGTRTMAFGITEPDAGSNSHRITTTARRDPDTGDWLLTGRKVFISGVDIADATLIVARTETASDEEGRTGRLKPCLFIVPRDTPGFERRQIDMELTAVEKQFELTLDDVRLPADALVGDEEAGLLQLFAGLNPERIMTAAFAIGMGRHALTQAITYARDRTVWDTPIGAHQAIAHPLAQAHIDLELARLMMQKAAHLYDAGDDIGAGEAANMAKYAAGEACVKAVDQAVHTLGGNGLTREFGLAQLITASRVARIAPVSREMILNYVSHQTLGLPKSY, from the coding sequence ATGCGCACGACCGAAACCGAGGAACACAAAGCCCTACGAGCCGCCGTCGCCGCCCTAGGCACACGCCACGGCCGCACCCACGACCGACAAGCCCTCTGGTCCGAGGCAGGCAAACTCGGCTACCTGGGCGTCAACCTCCCCGAGCAATACGGAGGCGGCGGAGGAGGAATAGCCGAACTCTCCCTCGTCCTCGAAGAACTAGGCGCAGCCGGCTGCCCCCTCCTCATGATGATCGTGTCCCCGGCGATCTGCGGCACGGTGATCGCCCGCTTCGGCACGGACGACCAGAAACAGCAGTGGCTCCCCGGACTCGCCGAAGGCACTCGCACCATGGCCTTCGGCATCACCGAACCCGACGCCGGCTCCAACAGCCACCGCATCACCACCACCGCCCGCCGCGACCCCGACACCGGGGACTGGCTCCTCACCGGCCGCAAGGTCTTCATCTCCGGCGTCGACATCGCCGACGCCACCCTCATAGTCGCCCGCACCGAAACCGCGTCCGACGAAGAGGGCCGCACCGGCCGCCTCAAGCCCTGCCTGTTCATCGTCCCCCGCGACACTCCCGGCTTCGAACGCCGTCAGATCGACATGGAGCTGACGGCCGTCGAGAAGCAGTTCGAGCTCACTCTCGACGACGTACGGCTTCCCGCCGACGCCCTCGTCGGCGACGAGGAAGCCGGCCTGCTCCAACTCTTCGCCGGCCTCAACCCCGAACGCATCATGACCGCCGCCTTCGCGATCGGCATGGGCCGCCACGCCCTCACCCAAGCGATCACGTACGCCCGCGACCGCACCGTCTGGGACACCCCGATCGGCGCCCACCAGGCCATCGCCCACCCCCTGGCCCAGGCACACATCGACCTGGAACTCGCCCGCCTGATGATGCAGAAAGCCGCCCACCTCTACGACGCCGGTGACGACATCGGCGCCGGCGAGGCCGCCAACATGGCGAAGTACGCGGCCGGCGAAGCCTGCGTGAAGGCGGTCGACCAGGCCGTGCACACCCTCGGCGGCAACGGCCTCACCCGCGAGTTCGGTCTCGCCCAGTTGATAACCGCCTCCCGCGTGGCTCGTATAGCCCCAGTGAGCCGGGAGATGATTCTCAACTACGTCTCCCACCAGACCCTCGGCCTGCCCAAGTCGTACTGA
- a CDS encoding GNAT family N-acetyltransferase produces MSEVRVEAVVGDVMLEQWRHVHNVIVPPAALGLEEVRERSGRYRLENAYLGDALVGCSTVRPPVGEEAVGTVIARVLPGFRGRGFGTALYERGLAPARGLGARVIETCVLAVNEEGLRFASARGFVEVERYVVEDGGDLWVDLRLP; encoded by the coding sequence ATGTCTGAGGTGCGTGTCGAGGCCGTCGTCGGCGACGTCATGTTGGAGCAGTGGCGGCATGTGCACAACGTGATCGTGCCGCCCGCCGCGCTGGGGCTGGAGGAGGTGCGGGAGCGGAGTGGGCGCTACCGGCTGGAGAACGCGTATCTGGGGGACGCGCTCGTGGGGTGTTCGACGGTCCGGCCACCCGTGGGTGAGGAGGCCGTGGGGACGGTGATCGCGCGGGTGCTGCCCGGGTTCCGGGGGCGGGGTTTCGGGACGGCCCTGTACGAGCGGGGTCTGGCGCCTGCGCGCGGGCTGGGTGCCCGGGTGATCGAGACGTGTGTGTTGGCCGTGAATGAGGAGGGGCTGCGGTTCGCCTCGGCTCGTGGTTTCGTCGAGGTTGAGCGGTATGTGGTGGAGGACGGCGGTGATCTCTGGGTTGACCTGCGACTTCCGTAG
- a CDS encoding RidA family protein: protein MTQTGGVRRAILSGSTFEERIGYARAVADGDWVHVSGTTGFDYATMTISDDVVEQAEQCLRNVGAALAEAGCSFADVVRVRYLLPDREDFEPCWPVLRRVFGEVRPAATMMMCGLADPRMRIEIEVDARKGADV from the coding sequence ATGACGCAGACGGGTGGGGTACGGCGGGCGATTCTCAGCGGGTCGACCTTCGAGGAGCGGATCGGGTACGCGCGGGCCGTGGCCGACGGGGACTGGGTGCATGTGTCGGGGACGACCGGGTTCGACTACGCGACGATGACGATCTCCGACGATGTGGTGGAGCAGGCCGAGCAGTGTCTGCGCAATGTCGGGGCGGCGCTCGCGGAGGCGGGGTGTTCGTTCGCGGATGTGGTGCGGGTTCGGTATCTGTTGCCTGACCGGGAGGATTTCGAGCCGTGCTGGCCGGTGTTGCGGCGGGTGTTCGGGGAGGTGCGGCCGGCGGCGACGATGATGATGTGCGGGCTCGCGGATCCTCGTATGCGGATCGAGATCGAGGTGGACGCGAGAAAAGGGGCCGATGTCTGA